A region of the Deltaproteobacteria bacterium genome:
CTATATGGATAATAAAGGGGTTTTTTCTATAAAGTGTATTAGGAAAAGATTATGAATATTTCTAAAAAAACAGTGTTTTTCTCTATAATTTCATCTGTAGTTCTGTTTATTTGCTTGTCTTTTTTTTACTACACTGCTACTTTGAGGAAAGATATTAGTGGTAAATTAGAAGCTCTGGATATTTGTCTTAAGAAGGTACAGCAGGAAAAACAAACAGTGAAATTAATAACGAATTTGAAAGAAGAGATAAAAAAAGAGGGGTTATCTATAGAATCACAAAAACCTATCAAGATAAGTGCTGAATTTACAGGGAAGAATATTTCTACAATTATCAATTATATTAACAACACTTATTACAGTGGCGGACTTTTTTTTGTCGAGAAATTTGCAATAGATGTAGATGTAAAAGAAGGTAGTGTGCAATATGCTATTAAAGGAAAGAAATTTTAGATTGTTTTTGCCGTATGTCATAGCCTGTATTGCTTTGCTGATAGTGTTTTTTTCTTATAAACCAAGATCTAGACTTGAATTACCCCATGTTGAGGCTATAAATATCAACACAGGGGGTGTGAAAATAGAACATGTAGAAAACCTATATTATGAAGGGTTACCTAACCCATTTATTGGTAAAGAAAGAACGGAACGATCGATTGTTCAAAGGGGTACTGTTGCATCTCCCAAGCATATCCTCTCGCTTATTATTATCGGTAATAAGAAAATGTGCATCATAGATGGGAAAACGATGAGAGTGGGAGAGAAAAAGAATGGATTGAAGGTATTAGAAATAGAAAGAAATAGTGTGATTGTTTTAGAAAACGGGAAGAAGGGGCGGTTAAATATAAAATGAGAAAAATAGTTTTTTTGGTTTTGGTTTTGTTTTTGGTTACCGCTTGCGTTGCAAATAAGAATATAAAAAGAGAGGAACGCACCGTTGTTCCCCCGCCACCTAAAAAAGAAGCGGTAATCTTAAAGCCTATTATTAAGAAAATATCCCCCTTAGATAATAAATATTTTACATTAAGTGCGAAAGGGATAGATTATAAGGTCGTTTTATACGAGATAGCTAAGGATGCAGGTTTAAATCTTATCATTAAAGAAGATGCTGATTCTGTTGTTCCAGAAAATGCGCATTCTTTGACAGTGAATTTTATAGATCTACCGCTTAGGCAAGCCTTAAATATACTGACAAAGTCCAACAATCTCTTTTACGAGGTAAAAGAAAATGTGCTGTATATAAAAGGATATTCTACGATGGTTTTTCATCTGGGTTTTGTCTCTCATATTCGTTCTTCTACTCTCAATGTAGGAGGAGATGTTCTGGGGGGAGTAGCTACAGAGAATGTAACAAACCCCTTAAGCGGTAACTACGCTCTCAAAGGTTCGGTGAAGGAAGATGCGACTGATATCTATAAGCAGGTTGAAAACGGCATCAAGACATTTTTGTCTGGGAATGGAAAATACTCCCTGGATAAACTCACTGGCACACTGGTTGTGTACGATCAGAGAAAAAATTTAGACAGAATAAGCACATACATTGATAATGTGATGAGAGCTTATGGCAGACAAGTTCTAATAGAGACAAGAATTGTTGAGGTAAGCCTTAATAAGGATAATGAACTGGGAGTTGATTGGCAGGCAATGGGGCATAAGATATTGAACAGAAAATTTGAGTTGAATATGTCACAAACATTGGCTCTTAGTAGTCATACCTTCAGTGTGGGTGTGGCAGGTATTAGAAGTGGTGTAACAGGTGATAAAGCTCTGCTTACTGCTTTGTCCACCTGCGGTAAAGTACACATTATCTCCAATCCCCGGATTCGTGCCTTAAATGGACAACCAGCGTTGATCAGTGTGGGCAAATCTGTTTCTTATATTAAAAAATTGGAATACGAAACGGAAACTGTCACCGGTGGAACGACGACAACAAAACCTACGGTAGAGATCTCTTCTATATTTGACGGAATATTGTTAGGTGTAACACCATATATTAATAAAGATGGAAATATTCTGTTGAGTATTACACCTATAAAGAGTGACATAGAATCATTAAAAGAAGTAAAAATTGGCACCAACACATACACATTACCCCAAGTAAACCTAAGAGAAACATCTACTGTGGTTAGAGTAAAAAGTGGAGACATTGTTATCCTGTCCGGTCTAATTGGAAAAAAAGAAGAAAAGAATGAAAGCAAAGTGCCTCTTTTGGGTGATGTTCCTGTAGTGGGAAATGCATTTAAACAACAAACAAAAACTGTACATAATATAGAATTAGTTATTTTTATAAAGCCACGAATTATCTAATGAGCAAGTTATATGAAGCACTAAAAAAGATAGAGAAAAAGGAGTTGGGGAGAAAAGGAGACAAAAAGATACCCTACACCCTACACCACAAAAGCACGAAGCATCTGTTGGTGATTGTTGTATTTTTGCTGATTATTTTTGCTGGTGGTTTTATAATTGTAACATATACAGAAAAAAAGATTGCTCATATACCTCCTGCTGTTGGTAATTTGGTCAAACAGGTAAACGAGCCATATAAACAGCAGATAAAAAAGGAAATAACCAAAGAAACTGTAAAGAGGGAGGAAAAAGTAACTGCAGTTGAGGAAATGCCGCCGGTGAAAAAAGAAAAAACCGCAATAGTTAAGAAGAAGCTTGTTTTGGCACATACGTCAGAAGTAAAAAAAAATGAAAAGAAAAGCGTTAAAAAGCCCGTTAGAATTAAAAGAGCGATGTTGTCGGATATAA
Encoded here:
- the mshL gene encoding pilus (MSHA type) biogenesis protein MshL, whose protein sequence is MRKIVFLVLVLFLVTACVANKNIKREERTVVPPPPKKEAVILKPIIKKISPLDNKYFTLSAKGIDYKVVLYEIAKDAGLNLIIKEDADSVVPENAHSLTVNFIDLPLRQALNILTKSNNLFYEVKENVLYIKGYSTMVFHLGFVSHIRSSTLNVGGDVLGGVATENVTNPLSGNYALKGSVKEDATDIYKQVENGIKTFLSGNGKYSLDKLTGTLVVYDQRKNLDRISTYIDNVMRAYGRQVLIETRIVEVSLNKDNELGVDWQAMGHKILNRKFELNMSQTLALSSHTFSVGVAGIRSGVTGDKALLTALSTCGKVHIISNPRIRALNGQPALISVGKSVSYIKKLEYETETVTGGTTTTKPTVEISSIFDGILLGVTPYINKDGNILLSITPIKSDIESLKEVKIGTNTYTLPQVNLRETSTVVRVKSGDIVILSGLIGKKEEKNESKVPLLGDVPVVGNAFKQQTKTVHNIELVIFIKPRII